Below is a window of Streptomyces sp. WMMB303 DNA.
CACCATCCAGTGGGGCTACCTGATCTATCTGACGGTCTTCCGGGTGTGCCAGTACTTCGGCGCCAAGGAGGAGTGCCAGTACTGCGACATCAACCACAACTGGCGCCAGCACAAGGCCGCCGGGCGCCCGTACACCGGGGTCAAGCCGGTCGAGGAGGTGCTGGAGGCGCTGCAGATCATCTCGGACCACGACACGCTCGGCGCCTCGCACGCCTACACCCTCACCGGCGGCTCCATCACCTCGCAGGTGCAGGGCAAGGACGAGGCGGACTTCTACGGGCAGTACGCGCAGGCCATCGAGGAGCGTTTCCCGGGCCGCTGGACGGGCAAGGTCGTGGCGCAGGCGCTGCCCAAGGACGACGTCAAGCGGTTCCACGACCACGGCATCCGCATCTACCACCCCAACTTCGAGGTGTGGGACAAGCGGCTGTTCGAGCTGTACTGCCCCGGCAAGGAGCGCTATGTCGGCCGCGAGGAGTGGCACCGTCGCGTGCTCGACTCGGCGGACGTCTTCGGGGCGCGGAACGTGATCCCGAACTTCGTCGCCGGCGTGGAGATGGCCGCGCCGTACGGCTTCGACACGGTGGACGAGGCCATCGCCTCCACCACCGAGGGCCTGGACTTCTTCATGTCCCACGGCATCACCCCGCGCTTCACCACCTGGTGCCCGGAGCCGACGACCCCGCTGGGCAAGTCGAACCCGCAGGGCGCCCCGCTGGAGTACCACATCCGGCTGCTGGACGCCTACCGCTCGGCGATGCAGCGGCACGGGCTCTCCTCCCCTCCCGGTTACGGTCCGGCGGGCGCGGGCCGCGCGGTCTTCTCCGTCAGCTCGTTCATGGACACCCTGCCGGCCGAGGAAGGCGCGCCGGTCGGGTGAGGCCGACCGTTCGTCACCGATGATTCCCGCCGAGGGCCCCGGTCTCTCCTCCAGCAGGAGAGACCGGGGCCCTCGGCACGCGGGGACCGGAGGCACCGGGACACCCGGGAAGAGACACGGAGGCGAGGACCATGGCCAAGCTGACGCTGACCACGATGCTGTCGCTCGACGGCGTGATGCAGGCACCCGGCGGTCCCGAGGAGGACCCGCGCGACGGGTTCGACCTCGGCGGCTGGGTGGTGCCCTACGCGGACGAGGGACTGAACGAGCTCGTCGGGGACTGGATCGCCCGTGCGGGCGCCTTCCTCCTGGGGCGGCGCACCTACGAGATCTTCGCGGCGTACTGGCCGCAGGTCGGCGACGAGGAGGACCCGGTGATCGCCCGGCGGCTGAACTCGCTGCCCAAGTACGTCGCCTCGACCACGCTGCGGAACGCCACGTGGCAGGGCACCTCGGTGCTCGGGGGCGATGTGGTGGAGGC
It encodes the following:
- a CDS encoding radical SAM protein — its product is MERFPHIPREAVLKEDLLRGGMAFDDSALSDTADKATGEIKPKSYFIFSFDHRTLPELGEAALRRPPEEVVLTGGPYDLSRTVVSVRVNPSSPYRVRAGEDGALGLYLDGRRIADVGLPPMPDYYRHTLANGKSVMEVAPTIQWGYLIYLTVFRVCQYFGAKEECQYCDINHNWRQHKAAGRPYTGVKPVEEVLEALQIISDHDTLGASHAYTLTGGSITSQVQGKDEADFYGQYAQAIEERFPGRWTGKVVAQALPKDDVKRFHDHGIRIYHPNFEVWDKRLFELYCPGKERYVGREEWHRRVLDSADVFGARNVIPNFVAGVEMAAPYGFDTVDEAIASTTEGLDFFMSHGITPRFTTWCPEPTTPLGKSNPQGAPLEYHIRLLDAYRSAMQRHGLSSPPGYGPAGAGRAVFSVSSFMDTLPAEEGAPVG
- a CDS encoding dihydrofolate reductase family protein, translated to MAKLTLTTMLSLDGVMQAPGGPEEDPRDGFDLGGWVVPYADEGLNELVGDWIARAGAFLLGRRTYEIFAAYWPQVGDEEDPVIARRLNSLPKYVASTTLRNATWQGTSVLGGDVVEAVRELKQQPGGDLQIHGSGVLARSLMAHGLIDEYRLLVFPVVLGKGHRLFTEGGVPAALALETAEALPSGVTMQTYTPAGRPAFGSF